The sequence GACGTCCGGGAACCGGACGAATGGAACGCGGGCCACGTCCCCGGAGCCGTCCACCTGTCCCTCGCCACACTCTACGAAGGCATGCCGCTGCCGTTCGAGGTCCAGGGACGGTGCCTGATCGTCATCTGCCGCTCGGGCAACCGCTCCCGGCGGGCCGCCGAACTGCTGGGCGCCCACGGCGTCGAGGCCGTCGACGTGATCGGCGGCATGCGGGCCTGGGCGGAGGCCGGCCTTCCGGTCGTGGACGCGCGGGGCCTGCGTGGCACGGTCGCATGAGCGCCCTGATCCTCGCCGTCGTGGCCGGTGCCGTGATCGGGCTGGCCCTGGGTGCGCTCGGCGGCGGTGGCAGTGTCCTGGCCGTACCCGCCCTGATCTACCTGCTCGGCTTCACTCCGGTGGCGGCCACCACCGCCGCACTGGTGATCGTGGCCCTGACCTCGGGCACCGCACTGACCGCGCACGCCCGGGACGGTCATGTCCGCTGGGGCACGGGGCTGCTCTTCGCGGCAGCGGGCATCGGCCCGGCGATGCTGGGCTCCGCGCTCGCCGGACACCTCCCAACAGGTGCCCTGTCGGCCGGCTTCGCGCTGGTCGCGGCCGCCGCGGCGGTGCGCATGCTACGGCCCCGGGCGGAGGACGGCGCCGTACGGGAGGTACGGCCCGGGCGCGCGGCGGCGGTCGGCGCCGGGCTCGGCGCGGTGACCGGTGTCCTCGGGGTCGGCGGAGGCTTCCTCGCCGTACCGGCGCTCGTGGGAGTGCTCGGCCTGCGCATGCGTGAGGCCGTGGGCACCAGCCTGTTGGTCATAACCGTCAACTCCCTGGCTGCGCTCGGCCTGCGCGGCGGCACCATGGACCACCTCGACTGGGCGGTCGCCGGTCCCTTCGCCGGCGCCGCGATCCTCGGGGCGTGGGACGGCAGACGGCTGGGGGCGAAGGTGAAGGGCGGGACCCTGCGGCAGGTCTTCGCCGTGGTGCTGCTGGCGGTTGCCGCCTTCATGTTCGCCGACGCGGTGATCTGACGTCCCGTCCCCGACACGGTCCCGTGTGGAGGTACTGCCACACGGTGACTGCCTTCGAGCCGGCCGTGAGGTGGACGAGGAGTGGGATTTGCAGGCCTCTGGGACGCGGCATTGTTGTCAACGAACCACCGCCAGGAGTCCCCTGGGCCGGGGCCCAGGGGACTTCGTGGTCAGCGCCGGTAGTACGGCAGCGACGAGCCGGACGCGGTCGCGAGTACGGCTTCCGTGCCGAGGCTGTTGCCGCTGTCCTGGTACATGGACAGTTGGCCGTCGGACCAGCGCACGAGGTAGTCGTTGGACCGACTGTCGGTGCTGGTGAAGTTGCCCGCCGTGGTGAGCGTGGCGTGGGTCCACAGCGTGCTCGGGGCCCGCATGCGCACCTCTCCGTGGAAGCCGTACTGGTCGATGTCCGGGTACTGGGTCAGTTCGCCGTCGGACCAGCGGACCACGAGGTCCGACTCGTTGGTTCCGGCGAGGTCGGCGGACGTGAGGGATGTGGCGTGCATCCAGGTGGAGTTGGCAGGGTTGAGCCGGACCTCGCTGTGGATGCCGGTGGAGTTGAGGTTCTTGTAGAGAGTGGTCTCGCCGTCGGACCAGCGCACGATCAGGTCGTCGGGCCAGTGGTCGTCGGTGGTGTAGCGGCCCGCGGTCATGGCGACCTCGTGCTGCCACAGCGTGCCCGGCTTGACGAGTGTGATCTGGCTGTGCAGGCCGCGCGCGTCGACGTCGGGGAAGAGGGTGAGGCTGCCGTCGCTCCAGCGCACCAGCAGGTCGTAGGTGTTGGTGCCCGTGAAGTCGCCGGCCGTGATGGAGACGGCCTTCGTCCAGGTGGTGTTGGCCGCGACGAGCCGTATTTCCTTGTCGAACCGTCCGTTGCCCCCACCCCGGTACAGCGTCAGCTCGCCGTCCGACCAGCGCACGATCAGATCGCTCTTGTCCGGATCGGGCGAAGGCGAGGGCGTGAAGGAGCCGGAGGTGACGAGGGAGGCATGGGTGAGCGTGGAGGCGCCGGGCAGCACGTTGGGACGCGCGGGGGCGGAGCCGGCGACCGCTGCGTTGTACAGGTTCTGGACGTCGGAGCCGTAGGCGGAGCTGTAGGAGACGTCGTCGGTCGGTCCGCCGGTGTCCCAGCCGCCGATGCTGCCGACCACATCGCCGGTGCCGGTGGTCGGGTCGAAGTTCTCCAGGAACGGGCTGCCGCTGGTGCCGGACGCGAAGCCGTTGCAGGCGATCCGGAGGTACGAGCCGGGGGTGCCGTCGGTCGGGGTGTACTGCGTGGTGTTGTTGTCGCAGGTCAGGGGCTGCGTGGCGGTGCCAGGGTAGCCGACCAGCCGAATGCTGGGGAAGGTGTAGCCGCGACCGGTGGCCAGGTTGTTGCCGCCCACCACGTCCTGCACCTGCTTGCCGTCGCTGCGCGTGCCGACCTGGGCGAACGCCACGTCCCACGGGGCGCCCTGGACATGTCCGCGGTCGTAGTAGCGGGGATCGATCCAGACCCGGCTGCGGCCTTCGGAGTCAGTGGCGACGGGGAAGACACCGTACGGCTGGGGATTGGCCGCGGTCCACTGGGGGACGAACGCGAGCGAGCCGCCGCCTGCCCGCCCGTCCATGCAGTGCCCGGCGGTGAGCACGATGTTGTGGTGCGGGCTGTTGATGACGCTCGCGGTGCAGAAGTACGAGCCGCTGCTGGTCTGCATGTACATCCGGCCGACCATCGGCAGCCCGCCGAAGTAGGAACTGACGGGACCTGTCCCGCCCGTGCTCGAGGGGGACGGGCTGGGCGAGGCGGTGGGGCTCGCCGAGTCCGACGCGCTGGGAGAGGTACTCGGGGAGGCGGACGAGGTGTCCGTCGGCGCGGCGGTCGGGGTGTCCGTGGCGGTGGCGGAGGGGTCGGGGCTCAAGGTGCCGGTGGGTGTGTCCGTCGGGCCGGCGGTGTCGGTCGGCGTGGCGTCCATCGGGCCCTCGCGCAGGTCCTGGGCGTTCAGGCCACCGGACACCGGCGGCTTGGGGAGCCCCTGGAGCGTGGGGTGGGCGGCCTTGCCCGCGGTCCGCGGTTTGGCGTCCGGAAGCGGCTTTGCTTCTGCCATGCGCTGCGCGGTCCAGAACCGCTTGGCCGCAAGGGCTGTCCAGTGCGGCGCGGCCGCTGGGGCACGCGGGGCGGTGTCCGGTATCGCGGACGTGTACGCCGGAGGGGCGTTCGTGGCGCCTGCCGTATCGACCGAGACGACGAGAGTTCCGGCCAGCGCGGTGATCGCGCCGACGGCGGCCACGAGAAGGGCACCGCGTCGACTCGCGCGGTGCCCGGCAGTTCTGCTCACTTTTGGGCTGAATTCCCCCCACTTGGCGTGGCTCTCCGCCACGCAGGCGATAGGACTAGCAGAGAGTACGGCACTGTTGCTCGGTGATCGAACCATAGGGCGAATTCGCCTCGGTGATGAGCCGACGGCCGGCGCCGACTCCCGGACGCACACCGGGATCGGGGTGAGGCGCCGCGCGCGAAGCCTGATCAGCTGCCGCCTGGCCCACGTCGACGGCCGTCCGGGCTTCTCGCCCTTCGGCAACAGCGGTTCCAGAACCGCCGATTGGGCGTCCGTCAGATCTCCACGTGCGCCGAATCGAGGTCACCTCACGTTCAAGATCCACTCTCGACACACGCCCTAAGGTTCGGGAGGTCATGTCTGCCCGTGATGAGGCGAACTGTGCTTCGTCACACGATGAGGACGCCTACCGCCCCTCCGCCTCGCCCCTGCGGGGCCGATCGCAGCGTTCACCGCCTCCTTCACCCTGACGCCATCGACCTGACCGCCACTGCACCGCCGCGCACATCGGCATGGTGCGCCGTGTCCGCGTTCACCTGCCGGGGCAAGGTGGTGGACCCGGGCTTCTTACCAAGGCGCCCTATGGTGCGCTGCCATGACTCGCACACGGCTGTACCGCAACGGCTCCCTGGTCCTGGAGGACTTTCCGACCGCCGACATCTCGGAATACGTGAACGATCCGGACGTTGCTGTCTGGCTCGACCTGTGCGATCCGTGCTCCGCCGACTTCGCGATGATCAGCGAGGAGTTCGGTCTCCATGAACTCGCGGTGGAGGACGCGCGTCATGAGCACCAGCGGCCCAAGCTGGACCGCTACCGAACCCACGCCTTCCTCAGCGCCTACGCCATCAGCACGGACACGACCAGCGGACAGTTCACCACAAGCGAATTGTCGGTATTCATCACACCTACGGCATTGATAACCATCCGCCCCGATCACCGGTTCGACATCGAGAAGGTCGTCGAACGCTGGGACAACAACAGCGATCTCGCCAAGTACGGAGTGGGATTCCTGCTGCACGGACTGCTCGACCACATAGTCGACGGGCACTTCGCCGCAGTGCAGGACCTCGACGATCGTATCGAAGCGGTGGAGGACCTGCTCTTCGACGAGGGGCGCGAGCAGATGGACTCCGTCCAGAGGGACTCCTACGCGCTACGCAAGAACCTGACCAGGCTGCGCCGCGTGGTGTTGCCGATGCGGGAGGTCGTCAACAGCCTTCTCCGGCGGGACCTGCACGTCGTCGCCGAGCCCTTGCTCCCCTATTACCAGGACGTGTACGACCACGTCCTCAGGGCCACCGAGTGGACCGAGTCACTGCGGGACATGGTCACGTCCATCATGGAGACCAATCTCACCGTTCAGGGCAATCGTATGAACCTGATCATGAAGAAGGTCACCAGCTGGGCATCGATCGTGGCCGTACCCACGGCCGTCACCGGTTTCTACGGACAAAATGTTCCGTATCCGGGTGTCAACACCCAAGTCGGCTTCCTTACTTCCACCGGTGTCATGGTCGTCGCATCCGCGCTGCTCTACTGGGTCTTCAAG comes from Streptomyces sp. FXJ1.172 and encodes:
- a CDS encoding magnesium transporter CorA family protein, with the protein product MTRTRLYRNGSLVLEDFPTADISEYVNDPDVAVWLDLCDPCSADFAMISEEFGLHELAVEDARHEHQRPKLDRYRTHAFLSAYAISTDTTSGQFTTSELSVFITPTALITIRPDHRFDIEKVVERWDNNSDLAKYGVGFLLHGLLDHIVDGHFAAVQDLDDRIEAVEDLLFDEGREQMDSVQRDSYALRKNLTRLRRVVLPMREVVNSLLRRDLHVVAEPLLPYYQDVYDHVLRATEWTESLRDMVTSIMETNLTVQGNRMNLIMKKVTSWASIVAVPTAVTGFYGQNVPYPGVNTQVGFLTSTGVMVVASALLYWVFKRKDWI
- a CDS encoding sulfite exporter TauE/SafE family protein — translated: MSALILAVVAGAVIGLALGALGGGGSVLAVPALIYLLGFTPVAATTAALVIVALTSGTALTAHARDGHVRWGTGLLFAAAGIGPAMLGSALAGHLPTGALSAGFALVAAAAAVRMLRPRAEDGAVREVRPGRAAAVGAGLGAVTGVLGVGGGFLAVPALVGVLGLRMREAVGTSLLVITVNSLAALGLRGGTMDHLDWAVAGPFAGAAILGAWDGRRLGAKVKGGTLRQVFAVVLLAVAAFMFADAVI
- a CDS encoding trypsin-like serine peptidase, whose protein sequence is MAAVGAITALAGTLVVSVDTAGATNAPPAYTSAIPDTAPRAPAAAPHWTALAAKRFWTAQRMAEAKPLPDAKPRTAGKAAHPTLQGLPKPPVSGGLNAQDLREGPMDATPTDTAGPTDTPTGTLSPDPSATATDTPTAAPTDTSSASPSTSPSASDSASPTASPSPSPSSTGGTGPVSSYFGGLPMVGRMYMQTSSGSYFCTASVINSPHHNIVLTAGHCMDGRAGGGSLAFVPQWTAANPQPYGVFPVATDSEGRSRVWIDPRYYDRGHVQGAPWDVAFAQVGTRSDGKQVQDVVGGNNLATGRGYTFPSIRLVGYPGTATQPLTCDNNTTQYTPTDGTPGSYLRIACNGFASGTSGSPFLENFDPTTGTGDVVGSIGGWDTGGPTDDVSYSSAYGSDVQNLYNAAVAGSAPARPNVLPGASTLTHASLVTSGSFTPSPSPDPDKSDLIVRWSDGELTLYRGGGNGRFDKEIRLVAANTTWTKAVSITAGDFTGTNTYDLLVRWSDGSLTLFPDVDARGLHSQITLVKPGTLWQHEVAMTAGRYTTDDHWPDDLIVRWSDGETTLYKNLNSTGIHSEVRLNPANSTWMHATSLTSADLAGTNESDLVVRWSDGELTQYPDIDQYGFHGEVRMRAPSTLWTHATLTTAGNFTSTDSRSNDYLVRWSDGQLSMYQDSGNSLGTEAVLATASGSSLPYYRR
- a CDS encoding rhodanese-like domain-containing protein, translated to MESSPSGTGRITVQEAAERTGHAARDTASGTAGAPVLLDVREPDEWNAGHVPGAVHLSLATLYEGMPLPFEVQGRCLIVICRSGNRSRRAAELLGAHGVEAVDVIGGMRAWAEAGLPVVDARGLRGTVA